One stretch of Mangifera indica cultivar Alphonso chromosome 9, CATAS_Mindica_2.1, whole genome shotgun sequence DNA includes these proteins:
- the LOC123225734 gene encoding DNA-directed RNA polymerase I subunit 1: MNPTAEVATEAVKAVWFSLLTDEEVRKHSFLKITEPQLLDQLDRPLPGGLYDPALGPLDETSPCKTCGQRQFNCPGHFGHIDLVFPVYNPLLFNFLYNLLQRTCFFCHHFRAGRSEVEKCVSQLEFIIKGDIVAAKRLESLNESLNPEDSDGSHKSCSSVNSAVQCDNVNNLKQQIWTSLQSSEAKSVLQDFLNIKPTKCRNCKAKNPSISKPTFGWIHMSGMSRAHIRENIIRGRTIGESFAGETEPDGDDSSDVDTAETPAFGDTAGRRYQKDSGKMPYELKNQKDSFSGPLLPSEAKNIVKNLWENEVELCSFITDMQQQGFGKKAGHCIFFLETILVPPIKFRLPSKGGDSVMEHPQTVLLSKVMQCNIYLGNAYVNKSEHSKIIARWMDLQQSINVFFDGKTATGQGQRDLASGICQLLEKKEGLFRQKLMGKRVNFACRSVISPDPYLAVNEIGIPPYFALRLTYPERVTPWNVVKLRDAIINGSENHPGATHYVDKFNTMRLPPNRKQRVSISRKLPSSRGSFVQPGMDSEYEFEGKTVYRHLQDGDVVLVNRQPTLHKPSIMAHVVRVLKGEKTLRMHYANCSTYNADFDGDEMNVHFPQDEISRAEAYNIVNANNQYVRPSNGDPLRSLIQDHIVSAVLLTKKDTFLNFDEFNQLLYSSGVLSSGLGSFSGKPGQKVSMSSSEEEVLPLQPTIWKPEPLWTGKQIITAVLNHITKGHPPFTVQRDGKIPQDFFKTRPNEGQFSDKEGNDGGKLSTKNKMSKAKQNKEREVGGNKPIDIKEAAKNISKRNELNEEKLLIYKNDFVRGVIDKAQFADFGLVHTVQELYGSNTAGILLSALSRIFTVFLQLHGFTCGVNDLLIRNEKDRERKKQLEECEKIGKEIHLKALQHEDDADVKDVIEVKDSDEIDPRKLILKIEKTIRSGGEAAIAYFDRQMTGALNKCTSSGVINELLSEGLVKPTGKNCISLMTTSGAKGSKVNFQQISSHLGQQELEGKRVPRMVSGKTLPSFHPWDWTPRAGGFIIDRFLTGLRPQEYYFHCMAGREGLVDTAVKTSRSGYLQRCLIKNLESLKISYDHTVRDADGSVIQFLYGEDGVDVHQTSFITKFEALAANQEMIYKKCGDQLDSSNGYIMDLPDALKDKAEKFVDEHPLKERIFSNLMKQQDFLKLLKHKFILSLAQPGEPVGLLASQSVGEPSTQMTLNTFHLAGRGEMNVTLGIPRLQEILTIASKDIKTPVMTCPLRVEKTQDDAKRLADKLKKITVADIVDSMEVSVMPFAVHDDQTCSIYKLKMKLYKPKHYPKHANISVKDWEEILEVVYVRELEDAIQNHMVLLSKISGIKDFSSGLPPRASNEDGEVSVSRSQNKGENDDDVDDEDGVETEDLGLDAQKQKQQATDERDYEDDSEEELNEGSSAGFGSEIDQAENDDEHDESEKEIENDQVENEVEISKDQTSESLSHLEESSITSPSKKTAKRKKKARAKLVKKETDRSIYVAAKGYHFEVHFKFINEPHILLAQIAQNTAKKVAIQRSGKIDQCRVINCKENQVIYYGKDPKKRVKIEPEEKEKIPAISTAGVDFNALWQLQDYLDVRYVYSNNIQAMLETYGVEAARETIIREINHVFNSYGISVNTRHLSLIADFMTHTGGYRSMSRLGGIAESVSPFSKMTFETASKFIVEAAYYGEVDKLETPSARICLGLPVKVGTGSFDLMQKLEI, translated from the exons ATGAATCCAACGGCCGAG GTTGCAACGGAGGCCGTAAAAGCAGTTTGGTTCAGTCTTTTGACAGATGAAGAAGTTCGAAAGCATAGTTTTCTTAAGATCACAGAACCCCAATTATTGGACCAGCTTGATAGACCCTTGCCTGGTGGATTGTATGATCCTGCTTTGGGCCCTTTAGATGAGACTTCACC TTGCAAAACTTGTGGCCAACGTCAATTTAACTGCCCGGGTCATTTTGGTCATATTGACCTTGTTTTTCCAGTTTATAATCCCTTGCTGTTCAATTTTCTTTATAACCTTCTACAGAGGACCTGTTTCTTTTGCCATCATTTTAGGGCTGGCAGGAGTGAG GTTGAGAAATGTGTTTCTCAATTGGAATTCATCATAAAAGGAGATATTGTTGCTGCCAAAAGGTTGGAGTCACTAAATGAATCCTTGAATCCAGAGgacagtgatgggagccataaATCATGTTCTTCTGTTAACTCTGCTGTACAATGTGACAATGTCAACAATTTAAAGCAGCAAATATGGACATCACTTCAGTCTTCCGAGGCAAAGTCGGTTTTACAAGATTTTCTAAATATTAAACCCACAAAGTGTCGGAATTGCAAAGCAAAAAATCCTTCTATCAGCAAGCCTACTTTTGGATGGATTCACATG AGTGGTATGTCACGTGCCCATATcagagaaaatattattagaggCCGCACAATAGGAGAGTCATTTGCTGGTGAGACAGAACCTGATGGAGACGACTCTAGTGATGTTGATACCGCTGAAACACCTGCATTTGGTGATACAGCTGGAAGAAGGTATCAGAAAGATTCTGGAAAAATGCCTTATGAGCTCAAAAACCAAAAGGATTCATTTTCTGGACCTTTATTGCCATCAGAG GCTAAAAATATTGTGAAGAATTTGTGGGAGAATGAGGTTGAACTTTGTTCATTCATCACTGATATGCAGCAGCAAGGATTTGGAAAGAAAGCAGGTCACTGTATATTCTTCTTAGAGACCATTCTTGTACCTCCAATAAAATTCCGCCTCCCTTCTAAGGGGGGTGATTCT GTGATGGAGCATCCACAAACTGTATTGCTGAGTAAGGTTATGCAATGCAATATATATTTGGGAAATGCTTATGTTAACAAGTCAGAACACTCAAAAATAATTGCTCGGTGGATGGATCTTCAGCAATCCATAAATGTGTTTTTTGATGGCAAAACTGCCACAG GTCAAGGTCAAAGAGATTTAGCTTCAGGAATATGCCAGTTGTTAGAAAAAAAGGAAGGCTTATTCCGTCAGAAGTTGATGGGAAAGAGGGTTAACTTTGCGTGCCGGTCTGTCATTTCTCCTGATCCTTATTTAGCTGTGAATGAGATTGGAATTCCTCCATATTTTGCGCTAAGGCTAACCTATCCAGAG AGGGTGACCCCTTGGAATGTTGTAAAGTTGAGGGATGCAATTATCAATGGTTCTGAGAATCATCCTGGGGCAACACACTATGTTGACAAGTTCAATACTATGAGATTGCCACCAAACAGAAAACAGCGTGTTTCCATCTCAAGAAAGCTTCCTTCATCAAGAGGTTCTTTTGTGCAACCTGGCATGGACTCTGAATATGAATTTGAAGGTAAAACAGTATATCGACACTTGCAAGATGGGGATGTTGTGCTTGTCAATCGACAG CCTACACTTCACAAACCCAGTATAATGGCTCACGTTGTTCGGGTGCTCAAGGGGGAGAAGACACTTCGTATGCACTATGCAAATTGCAG CACTTATAATGCTGATTTTGATGGTGATGAAATGAATGTTCATTTTCCTCAAGATGAAATATCTCGTGCTGAAGCTTATAACATTGTCAATGCAAATAATCAATATGTTAGACCTTCCAATGGTGATCCTCTTAGATCCTTGATTCAG GATCATATTGTTAGTGCAGTTCTCCTTACAAAAAAGGatacctttttaaattttgacgAGTTTAATCAGCTTCTGTATAGTTCTGGTGTGCTTAGTAGTGGGCTGGGTTCTTTTTCTGGCAAGCCGGGCCAGAAAGTTTCCATGTCAAGTTCAGAAGAAGAAGTGCTGCCCCTTCAGCCCACAATATGGAAGCCAGAGCCCCTTTGGACAGGAAAGCAG atcATTACTGCTGTGCTAAATCATATTACAAAGGGGCACCCCCCATTTACTGTTCAACGAGATGGGAAAATCCCACAAGATTTTTTCAAGACTAGACCTAATGAAGGTCAATTTAGTGACAAAGAGGGGAATGACGGAGGCAAATTGAGCACAAAGAATAAGATGTCTAAAgctaaacaaaataaagaaagagaggtTGGTGGAAATAAACCTATTGATATTAAAGAGGCTGCCAAGAATATATCAAAGCGAAATGAGCttaatgaagaaaaactttTAATCTATAAAAACGACTTTGTACGTGGTGTGATTGACAAGGCCCAATTTGCCGACTTTGGTTTGGTTCATACAGTGCAGGAGCTGTATGGATCAAATACAGCAGGCATTTTGCTTTCAGCATTGAGCCGTATATTCACTGTTTTTCTGCAG CTGCATGGCTTTACATGTGGAGTAAATGATcttttgataaggaatgaaaaagACAGAGAAAGGAAGAAGCAACTTGAGGAGTGTGAAAAAATAGGCAAAGAAATTCATCTGAAAGCTCTTCAGCATGAGGATGATGCTGATGTCAAGGATGTTATTGAAGTTAAGGACAGTGATGAAATTG ACCCTAGaaaattgatattgaaaatagaaaagaCTATACGTAGTGGTGGAGAAGCTGCTATAGCTTATTTTGATAGGCAGATGACAGGTGCACTCAATAAGTGCACAAGCTCTGGTGTCATCAATGAGCTTTTGTCTGAAGGATTAGTAAAACCTACTGGAAAGAATTGCATATCCCTTATGACAACGTCCGGGGCTAAAGGTAGTAAG GTTAATTTTCAGCAAATATCTTCTCATTTGGGTCAACAAGAATTAGAAGGCAAACGAGTCCCTCGAATGGTTTCTGGAAAGACTTTACCCAGCTTTCATCCATGGGATTGGACACCTCGAGCAGGGGGCTTTATTATTGATCGATTTCTTACTGGTCTTCGTCCGCAAGAATATTACTTCCATTGTATGGCTGGTCGTGAAGG GTTGGTTGATACTGCAGTCAAAACATCTCGCAGTGGATACCTGCAAAGATGCCTAATAAAAAATCTTGAGTCCCTGAAAATTTCTTATGATCATACTGTTCGTGATGCTGATGGTTCCGTTATTCAATTTCTATATGGAGAAGATGGTGTGGATGTCCATCAAACAAGCTTTATCACAAAATTTGAAGCCCTAGCAGCG AATCAAGAAATGATTTACAAAAAGTGTGGTGATCAGCTTGATTCATCCAATGGTTATATTATGGATTTGCCGGATGCTCTTAAGGACAAAGCAGAGAAGTTTGTTGATGAACACCCATTGAAAGAACGGATCTTCTCTAATTTAATGAAACAACAGGACTTCTTGAAATTACTGAAGCACAAGTTCATCTTAAGTCTTGCCCAGCCAGGAGAACCTGTTGGCCTGCTGGCTTCTCAATCTGTGGGAGAACCTTCTACACAGATGAC GTTGAATACTTTTCATCTTGCTGGGCGAGGTGAAATGAATGTCACGCTTGGAATTCCACGTCTACAAGAAATCTTGACAATTGCTTCAAAGGATATTAAGACTCCAGTGATGACATGCCCCTTGCGTGTTGAGAAGACACA GGATGATGCCAAACGTCTTGCTGACAAGTTGAAGAAAATAACAGTGGCTGATATAGTTGACAGTATGGAAGTATCTGTCATGCCATTTGCTGTCCATGATGACCAGACATGTAGTATTTACAAGCTCAAAATGAAGCTTTACAAACCTAAACACTATCCAAAGCACGCCAATATCTCTGTGAAAGACTGGGAAGAAATTTTAGAGGTTGTGTATGTCAGGGAGTTGGAGGATGCAATACAGAATCATATGGTTTTGCTCTCCAAAATTAGTGGCATCAAAGATTTCTCCTCAGGTTTGCCACCGAGGGCTTCAAATGAGGATGGAGAAGTTTCTGTCAGCAGATCACAAAATaagggagaaaatgatgatgatgtagATGATGAGGATGGCGTAGAGACTGAGGACCTTGGGTTGGATGCACAAAAGCAAAAGCAGCAGGCTACAGATGAGAGAGATTATGAGGATGATTCTGAAGAGGAACTGAATGAAGGGTCATCAGCTGGATTTGGAAGTGAAATTGATCAGGCAGAGAATGATGATGAACATGATGAGAGTGAAAAGGAGATTGAAAATGATCAGGTGGAAAATGAAGTTGAAATTAGTAAGGATCAAACCTCTGAAAGTCTGTCACACCTTGAAGAATCCTCTATAACAAGTCCAAGCAAGAAGACGGCCAAACGAAAGAAGAAAGCCAGGGCAAAATTAGTGAAAAAGGAAACAGATAGATCAATTTATGTAGCAGCAAAAGGTTACCACTTTGAggttcattttaaatttataaatgaaccTCACATTTTACTGGCTCAG ATTGCTCAGAATACAGCCAAGAAGGTTGCCATTCAGAGGTCTGGAAAGATAGATCAGTGCAGAGTTATTAACTGCAAAGAAAATCAAGTAATTTATTATGGAAAAGATCCCAAAAAAAGGGTTAAAATCGAGcctgaagaaaaagaaaaaatcccGGCAATCAGTACTGCAGGAGTGGATTTCAATGCATTATGGCAGTTGCAAGATTATCTTGATGTCAGGTATGTATACTCAAATAACATTCAAGCTATGCTAGAAACATATGGAGTTGAAGCGGCCAGAGAAACCATCATCAGGGAGATAAATCATGTATTCAATTCTTATGGAATATCTGTCAATACTCGCCACCTAAGTCTTATTGCTGACTTTATGACCCATACGGGTGGATACCGATCAATGAGCCGACTTGGGGGCATAGCAGAATCAGTATCGCCTTTTAGTAAAATGACTTTTGAGACAGCTTCCAAGTTCATTGTTGAAGCAGCATACTATGGGGAGGTGGACAAGTTAGAAACTCCATCTGCTAGGATCTGTCTAGGCTTGCCAGTGAAGGTGGGTACTGGATCCTTTGATTTGAtgcaaaaattggaaatttga